A window from Prinia subflava isolate CZ2003 ecotype Zambia chromosome Z, Cam_Psub_1.2, whole genome shotgun sequence encodes these proteins:
- the S1PR3 gene encoding sphingosine 1-phosphate receptor 3, with the protein MMAAVTMTPDALVSPQGNEEVDSLIVLHYNYTGKLILREKATDKIDLPTISFLILCSFIVLENLMVLIAIWKNNKFHNRMYFFIGNLALCDLLAGIVYKVNILMSGKKTLSLSSTIWFIREGSMFVALGASTFSLLAIAIERHLTMIKMRPYDANKKYRVFLLIGTCWLISISLGALPILGWNCINNLPDCSTILPLYSKKYVVFCISIFIAILVAIVILYARIYILVKSSSRNVTNHNNSERSMALLRTVVIVVSVFIACWSPLFILFLIDVACKVKECSILYKAHWFIALAVINSAMNPIIYTLASKEMRRAFFRLVCGCLVKSKVARSLPIQPTPDHSRSKSSSSNTQKPKEDFPPVNVPSCIAEKNESSFHNGNFCK; encoded by the coding sequence ATGATGGCAGCAGTTACCATGACACCTGATGCTCTTGTCAGCCCTCAAGGAAATGAAGAGGTGGACTCTCTGATTGTACTGCATTATAATTACACAGGAAAGCTTATTTTAAGGGAAAAGGCAACTGATAAAATAGACCTACCCACTATTTCATTTCTGATCCTGTGTAGTTTCATAGTCCTGGAAAACTTGATGGTGTTGATTGCCATATGGAAGAACAATAAATTTCACAACCGCATGTACTTTTTTATTGGCAATCTAGCTCTCTGTGATCTTTTAGCTGGGATTGTTTACAAGGTAAACATTCTTATGTCTGGGAAGAAAACTCTGAGCTTGTCCTCCACAATCTGGTTCATTAGGGAAGGTAGCATGTTTGTTGCACTGGGAGCTTCCACTTTCAGCTTGCTAGCGATAGCTATTGAGCGGCACTTGACCATGATTAAAATGAGGCCTTACGAcgcaaataaaaaatacagagtgTTCCTTCTCATTGGTACATGCTGGCTTATTTCAATTTCCTTGGGTGCCCTCCCCATCCTTGGCTGGAACTGTATAAACAACTTACCAGATTGCTCAACAATTTTGCCTCTGTACTCCAAAAAGTATGTTGTGTTCTGCATTAGTATCTTCATAGCCATTTTGGTTGCCATCGTCATCCTCTATGCCCGTATCTACATACTGGTGAAGTCCAGCAGTCGTAATGTCACCAACCACAATAACTCGGAGCGGTCCATGGCACTCCTTAGGACTGTTGTGATCGTCGTTAGTGTCTTCATTGCCTGCTGGTCTCCACTGTTCATCCTGTTCCTCATCGACGTGGCCTGCAAAGTCAAGGAGTGCTCTATCTTGTATAAAGCCCACTGGTTTATTGCTCTGGCGGTCATCAATTCTGCAATGAACCCCATCATCTACACCCTGGCCAGTAAGGAGATGCGTCGCGCCTTCTTCCGCCTCGTTTGTGGCTGCCTGGTGAAATCTAAGGTGGCCAGATCTTTGCCTATTCAACCCACTCCAGATCACAGTCGAAGtaaatccagcagcagcaatacTCAGAAGCCAAAGGAAGACTTCCCACCAGTAAATGTTCCCTCATGTATTGCTGAGAAAAATGAATCTTCATTTCACAATGGAAACTTCTGTAAGTAA